The sequence GACGGTGACGATGAGCGGCGGGTGGATCGACCGGGACGCGGGCTCGACGGTGGGTCAGGGCGTCGGCTCGATGTTCGGCACGAACGCGACGGTCACGCGGGCGCCCACCGACCGGCTGGCCTACCGCATCAGCGCCGGCTACTTCCGGTCCGATGCCTTCCCGCGTCCGACGGGGCGGATTCCGGTCATCGAGGATCCGCGGGTGCCGGGAGCCACGGTGGGCGGTGCGTTGTATCCGGAGGACCGCGACGACACGTTCGGCGGGGCCTTCGCCAACCGGGGCACGAGCCAGCCGAAGTTCGACGTGCGGGTGGACCAGGACCTGTCGGACGGCCGGATCTCCTACTCGGGCGGCGTTGCCGGGACCGAGGGGCTGGTGCACACCGGGGTGGGCCCGTTCGACGTCCAGCGCGGGTCGTACATGGGCTACGCCAAGGTGGGGTACGAGCGGGGCGACCTGCGGGCGCAGGTGTTCACGAACATCCTCAACGGCGGCGCGCCGAATCTCCTGCTGCCGGACCCGAACACGGGGCGGCCGGTCCAGCTCGGGTTCAAGTCCGAGACCGTCGATGCGGAGATCGGCCACTCGACGTTCGTCGGCCAGCGGAACTACCTGACCTACGGCGGCAACGTGCGCCGTAATACCTTCGACCTCACCATCGGCCCGGACGCGAACGACCGCCTCGAGCTCGCCGCCTACCTGCAGGACGAGATCTTCTTCGACCGCTTCCGCCTCGTCCTCGGCGGGCGGGTCGACAAGTTCGGCAACCTGGCCAGGCCGGTGTTCTCGCCCCGCGTATCGTTCATGATGAAGCCGGGCGTCGATCACTCGGTGACGCTTTCCTACAACCGGGCGTTCCGCTCGCCGTCGATGATCGAGAACTTCCTGGACATGCAGGTCGTCCAGCCGGTCGATCTGAGCGGGCTCGCGGTGTTCCGGCCGTTCCTGCCGTTGCTGCTGCCGCCGAGCCTGCCGCCGGCGGCGGCGCCGGGCGCGCTGCGGCAGCTCGAGCAGCAGCTCGACCAGACCACCGCACAGCCGTTTCCGCTGGTGGTCCGCGTGGCCGGCAGCGACGTGCCCGTGGGCGACACGGCGCGTGTCGGGCTCACGGAGGAGTCGCTCACCGCCTACGAGCTGAGCTACACGGGCACGTTCGGGCGGCGAACGACGGCCGGAGCCGCGGCCTACCTGAACCGGCGGGACGACACGATCAACCTCGTCTCGCTGCCGATCGACGCCGACCCCTACACGGCGCGGAACCCGCCGCCGGGGTGGCTGCTTCCGCCGCAGGCCCTGTCGTTCATGGCGGTGGTCGGGGCCTTTCTGCCGCAGACGGCGTACACCTACGTCAACCTGGGGCCGACGCAGCAGGTCGGCGCCGAGATGTGGGTGGACCACCGGTTCTCGCGATCGATGTCTGCCTGGTTCAACTACTCGTGGCAGGACGATCCGGAGATCCTGGCGTCCGACAACCCGAACCTGCCGACCGAGCTCACCCTGCCCCCGACCCACCGGGTCAACGTCGGCGCGTCCCTGGACGGATCGCGGTTCCTCGGCAACCTGTCGGTGAGCGCCGCGACCGCCGCGCTCTGGTCGGACGTGCTCACGCCGGAGTATCACGGCTACTCGGACAGCTACACGATGGTGAACGGCAGCTTCGGGGTGAAGTGGAACGGCGGCGCGATCACGACGCTCGTCAAGGTGACGAACCTGTTCAACCAGAGCATCCAGCAGCACGTCTTCGGCGACATCCTGCGGCGCACCGTCGTGGGCGAGGTGCGGTTCAGCCTGTAGCCCGACAATCGTCGCCTCCGGCTCCGATTGCCGCCCAACCGGGCCTGACCAGCAGTCTACGCCGTTTCTATGGCGCAGGCTGCTGGCCCGACAGTCGTCGCCGAACGCGAACGCAGCGGTCGCGGTGCGGCTCGGCCGCGGTCACCAGTCGTAGCCGAGGGAGCCGACGACGCTGAGCCCGGGGCTGGAGTAGCGATCGATCACCGGGTCGTTCGCCAGCCGGCCCCGTACGTTCCACCACTCGAAGTACTTCGCGTCCGTCAGGTTGAGCAGGCCGAACCGCAGCCTGAGCGATTCGGCCAACGAGACGAAGCCCACCAGGTCGACCACGGCGTAGCCGTCGGGCTCGAAGAAGTCGTCGTCGTGACGTCCGGCGGCGGACTCGACCAGCCGCACGGACAGCTCCTGGCCCCAGCGGCCCGAGGGGCGCGCGTAACGCAGGCCCGCCACGCCTTCGTTGGGGGCGACGGAGCCGAGCGGCGTCGATTCGGCGAGCGCCGGGGTGGCGGCGTCCTGGAGCACCTCGACGCCCTCGATCCGGGCGTAGCTGCCGCGCAGCGTGAGGCTGTCGCTCAGGTGGGCCTCGGCGCGCACCTCGAGGCCGCGGATTCTCGCCGCTTCGAGATTCTCGCTCCGGAACTCGAGCAGCCGGGTGCCCGGGTTCTCGCCGAGGGACTTGAGCTCGATGAAGCCGTCGTACCAGTTCGAGAACACGGTTGCGGCCAGACTCGCCCGATCGAGGTCGGCCCGCACGCCGAGCTCGATATTGTCGCTGCGTTCGGCGCGCAGCCCGGTGTTGGGCAACGTCGTGTAGCCGCCGCGCAGACTCGTGAAGCCGGTGTTGACGGCGCTGTACGGCGGCGCCCGGAATCCGGCGGCGTACTGCCCATGCACCGTCAGCGCGTCGTTCAGCCGCACGGCGGCGCCGACCTTGGGCGAGAGCGCGGCGTCGGCGAAATCGGCCGCCTCGGGGTTGTGGCCGGCGAGGTAGATTGGATCCTGCTGGTCCGCGTCGAGCGTGTAGCGGTCGTACCGCAGCCCCGGCACCAGCGTGACCCGGCCGAGCAGGAATTCGGCCTGGACGTACGCGCCGGCTTCGCCGACGGCGCTTCGCGGAAAGTACTTCGTGGGGAAGACGAGGTCCGTCGGGACCGGCGTCCCGTCGCCGGCGAAGGTCTCGGTGCGGTCGCGCAGGATGTCGAAGTCGTCCGCCGTGTAGCTGCCGCCGGCCGTCAGCAGCACGCCGTCGCGCGGGCCGGGCAGCCGGTGCCGGACCTGCAGGGAGCCGCCGTAACCGGCCTGCTCGTAGTCGAGGGTGCCGTGGCGCTGGGTCGGGGCCAGCGCACCGTCGATGAACGTCAGGCGCTCGCGGTCGATGACCTGCGACGTATCGTTCGCGTGGCCGTGCACGCGCCAGGAGAGGTGGTCGAGACGCCGGCCGGCGAGCGTGTGGTCCAGCGACACCCGCAGGCGGTCCTGCGTGTCGACCGCATCCGAGTCCAGGGTGTCGTAGCGCAGGCTGCCCAGCGCGATGCGCGCCCGGTCCGAGAACCACTCCGTCTCGGCGCGCGTGTCGTAGACCTCGGCCGCCGCCCGCAGCATGTTGCCGGGGGAAGGCGTCACGACCAGCTTGGCCAGGAGTTGCGAGCCGGCGATGTCCTGCGGGTTCGGCGCCGTGCGGGTGTCGTCGGTCGTGGTCACGACGCCCTGATTGTCGATTTCGTGGCCGCGCCGGACGCTGGCGAAGAGCGATCCCTGCATTCGATCGGTTCCCGCGGCGAGCGCGAGCTGGCCGCTCGTCTCGTTGGCGCGGCCGTCCCAGGTGGTCTTGGCGCCGAGGTGAAAGCGGCGCCCGCGCAGGTAGTCCGCCGGGTCCTTCGTGAAGAGCGACACCACGCCGCCGAGGGCGTCGCTGCCGTAGAGCGCCGAGTTGGCGCTGCGCACGATCTCCACCGACTTCAGGACATCGACGTCGAGTCCCGCCTGGTGGATGCTGAAGGGGCCGAAGGCGAACTGCTCGGCGGTCTGCACGCCGTCGACCTGCGTCAGGACCCGGTTGCCGCCGATGCCGCGGATGTTGAAGCCGTTGAGGCCGAGCCGGGTCACGTTGTTCTCGACGTAGACTCCCGGCTCGTACTTGACGAGGTCGGCGAAGTCCTGCACGAGGCGCTCCTGGATCGTCTCGTCGTCGATGACCGAGACCATGCCGGGAATGTCCTGCACCGGCGCCGGCCGAAGGGTCGCGGTGACGGTGACCGCGTCGAGAAAGCTGAGGGGGTCGTCGCCGGGTTGCGGGGTTTCCCGATCCGGCTCGGCCGCCGGCCGGGTGGCTTTCTGCTCGCCGTCGGCGTCGGCCTGTGCCGCGGCGGCGCAGGGACAGAGCAGGAGGTGGATCGCTATCGCCAGCACCGAGACAGCGTGGTTGTGGATGGTGGGGCGCATGCGGCTCGCGATCCATTGTTCCACGGTTCGTCCGACGGTGCGCCGGGATGCCTGACCTGGGCGCCCTGCAAGGGAACGAGTTCGACTCGGCGCCCGCGGTTTCCCCGTCGAGGCCGGGGCTGCCCGTTCTAGGTGAGAATGAGACGCTTGGGACTCCCGCAGAGGCCGAACATCAACCGGGGCGGGCCGGGACCGCGAGCGTTTCACGGAGAGGCTGAAGTGACGAATCCCGTCAAGGTGGATCTCGGCCCCGTGCAGGAGACCCTCCTGATCCCCCTGCTCTCCCGCGCCAGGGAAACCGAGCGGCCGAACGGGCTGCTGCGGGACGAACGGGCGTGCGAGATCGTGCGCCGGCTCGACTACGACTTCACGAAGTGGGAGGGCACGCGCAGCCTCAAGGGCGCGGTGCTGCGCGCGCGCATGTTCGACGGCTACGTCGAGGGCTTCCTGGCCGCGCATCCCGAGGGCACCGTCGTCGAGATCGGCTGCGGCCTCGATACCCGATTCGACCGCGTCGACAACGGCCGCGTGCGCTGGTTCGACCTCGATCTGCCCGACACCATGGCCCTCCGGCGCCGCTTCTTCGAAGACGAGCCGCGCCGCACGATGGTCGACGCGTCGGTCCTCGACGACGCGTGGATGGACGCGGTGGCGGCGACCGGCGGCCCATGGATGTTCGTGGCCGAGGCGGTGCTGATCTACCTCGACGCGCCCGACGCGCAGCGCGCCATCGTCAACATCGCCAGGCGGTTTCCCGGCGCCCGCATCGCCTTCGACTCGATGGCGGCCCGGGCGGTCGACACCCAGTACAAACACGATGCCATGCGCCACCTCACGCGGGCGAGCTGGTTCCGCTGGAAGTGCGACGACCCGCGCGAGATCGAGTCGTGGGGCGCGAACCTGCGGCTCGCCGCGTCGAAGACGTTCTTCGACGCCGACCGCGACCTGGTGGACCGGCTGCCGCTCATGCTGCGCCTGACAATGCGGTACGTCCCGTTCCTGCTGCGGCGACAGGCGTCGTTGTATCGGCTGAACCTGGCGACCGTCGAACGAAACGCGGACGCGGCTTCCGGCGTCTGAAGCACTGGACGGACGGAGACCTTGGCCTCGAGTGAATAGAAGTACGCGAAGGTAACGCTCGCTTCGCTCTGGCAGAGCGGGCGAGCGCGGTCACGCGCCCGATCCCCCTGGATCATCGGGCACACAGAGCACGCGTGACGACATCCTGGCCCCCCAATCCCGGGGACGGCGTCGTGACGCGCCCAACGGAGAGACGACGTCATGACGAAACCGGGAACCCTGACATTCGCCTGCCTGCTGGGCCTGCCGCTGCCGGCGCTCGCGCAGGATGCGGCCATCACCGGCACGGTGGCCGACCAGACCGGCGGCGTCCTGCCGGGCGTGACCGTCGAGGCCGCCGGCCCGACCCTCGCGGACGGCCCGCGCGTGGCGGTCACCGACGGCGAAGGGCAGTATTCCATCGACGGCTTGCCGGCCGGCGACTACTCGGTCTCGTTCTCGCTGCCCAGCTTCGAGACGGCGCTCCGGGACGGCGTCACGGTGGCGGATGCGGACAGCGTCACGCTGGACGCCGTGCTGCAGTTCGCCAGCTTTTCCGAGGACGTGACCGTCGTCGGCAGCAAGCTCGACACCGGGCGGCAGGAGTTCGGCACGAGCGTAGCGTATCTGAGCGCCGAGCGGCTCGAGTCCGACGCCATCTTCACGGTCGAGGACGCCTTCGACCGAACCGCCAACGCGTTCACCGGCACCGCGGGATTCGGGGCCTACAGCATCCGCGGCGTCAACAACGCGGGCCTCACCGGGTCGTTCTCCGCCGCCAACGCGCTTGCTTCCGTGCTGCTCAACCAGACCGCTCTCAGCCCGAAGTCGGGCGACTACCTGAAGCCGTCGCTCTTCGACGTCGCTTCGGTGGAGATCCTGCGCGGCCCGCAGTCGACGTTGCAGGGGCCCAACTCGCTGATCGGCTCGGTGCTGATCAACTACAACAAACCGGCTTTCGACGGCTACGCGGGCCGGGTCCGCTTCGAAGGGGGCGGGTACGGCACGCTGCGCACCTCTATCATGCAGAACGTCGAGCTCGTCGACGACGTTCTCGCGGCGCGGGTCACCTACGAGAACCGCCAGGGGAACGGCGCCGTCACCAACGTGGTCCACGACGTCGACGACGTGCAGCGGACCGACGAGCAGACCGTCCGCCTGCAGCTCGGCCTGCGGCCGCGCGCCGACGACCGGGTGAACGTCGACCTGACCTGGCTGCACAACGACTCCGATTCCAATCCGTTCGCCCTCGTCGGCCCAAACCCCCGGACCGGCGCGGAGTTGTTCGATCGGCAGCAGAACTACAGCCGCCTCGACGAGTATCCGTTCACCTTCGACCTGGTGAACCTGGAGGCGTCGGCCGCGCTGACGGACCGCTGGTCGCTCACCTCGGTGACCGGCTACAGCGCGTTCGATCTGGCGCAGCGCTTCGACGGCGACCTGTCGGAGTTCGATTTCCTCAACGTCGATTCCTTCGGCAAGGACACCGTCGCGAGCCAGGAGGTGCGCGCCACGTACGGCGGCGACTCGGTCGACGCAATTGCCGGCCTGTTCGTCTCGCAGGGCGACTACGGCTCCGGTTTCAGCGGCGTCGGCATCTTCCCGGACGGCATGGGCGGCGTCGCGCCGTTCAACTCCCGCACGGACCTGAACGAGCAAGTGGATCAGTTCGCCGTCTTCGGCCGCGCCGAGTGGACCATCAGCGACCGCCTGCTCGCCACCGCCGGCCTGCGGCTCAACCGCGAGACCCGCGGGACCGACAACTTCGCGGACAACAACGGCTTCGTCAGCGAGCTGACCGGAGAGGAGACCTTCGACCAGTTGATCCCGTCCGCGTCGCTCTCGTACAGCATCACGCCCGACACGTCGATCGGCGCCTCGTTCGCACGCGGCTTCCAGGCCGGCGGCATCGCGTTCGCGGTCTTTCTCGGGCAGGCGGAGTCGTACGGCGAGGAGTACACCAACAACTACGAGTTCTTCCTGCGCCACCGCAGCGCGGACGGTCGGATCACCCTGAACGCCAACGTCTTCAGCATCGACTGGTTCGATCAGCAGGTTCCCTACACGCCGCCGGGCGGGTTCCCGCAGTTCGATCAGTTCATCGCCAACGTCGGCCAATCGCGCCTGCAGGGGTTCGAGGTGGAATCCGAGCTCTACGTCAGCCGCGACCTGCAGGTCTTCGCGTCGCTGGGCCTCAACGACTCGGAGTTCAGGGACTTCGTTCTCGACGGCGTGGACCTGTCGGGCAGAAGGTTCCCGAACTCGCCCGGCTGGAACACGTCGCTGGGTGTCGGCTGGCAACCGGCGGCCGGCCCGTTCGCGAGCAGCACGTTCAGCTTCACCGACACGGCCTACACCGAGATCTTCGCGCCCGACATCACGCGGCTGTCGAGCCGCAACCTGCTGTCCGGCCGGTTCGGCTACCGGTTCGCCGAGGGCTGGTCGATCTACGCCTGGGGCACGAACCTGCTGGACGACGAGTACGAGCTGGGCCTCTTCGATGGAACGGCGTTCGGCCTGCCCGGCGCCTACGGCCGCGTGAGCGATCCGCGCACGGTCGGCATCGGAGTCGACTTCGGCTGGTAGCCGCGAAGCGGCGCTGACCTGCTGCCAATAGCGAGCTTTCCGATGATCCAGTACTGTCAGATCGCGGAGATGCAGGGGCTTATGGCGGACGACGTCGGCCTGGAGGCCCGGCCCGGCAGGTCGCTCCTGTTCGCCGTCTATCCGGGAACGGAGCTCTCGAGCCTTGACCACTACATCCTGTTCTACGTCGGCAACGAGCCGCTGTCGTCCCGCCTGTTCCTCTGGGCCTGGCCGACCGCCCTGGGCGCCGGTATCAGCTTCGGATTGGTCTGCGCACTCGTGGCGGACGGGTCCTGGGACGTCACGGGGGCGCTCTGCCTGGCCGCTCCGGGCGCCTTCTGCCTCTGGCTGACGGCCCGGCGGCCGGTCCGCCGTCCAGGCGCACCGCTGGACACCAGCGGTGTCGGCACCGATCGAGGGCCATCTCCTGGACCGACTATCGACGGCCATCTCCGGAATGGCCAGTGAAATGGAGCACGCGATGAACAATGCCAATGAAGGCCTGCAGGTCACGAAGCTCACCAAGACGTACCCGGGCGGGATCCGCGCCCTCGACGCGGTCGACCTGACCGTCGCCCCCGGGCTCTACGGCCTGCTCGGTCCGAACGGAGCCGGCAAGAGCACCCTGATGCGGACCCTGGCCACGCTGCAGCAGCCCGACAGCGGAACGATCACGCTGGACGGGGTCGACACGCTCGCCGACCCCGACTACGTGCGGCGGCGGCTGGGCTACCTGCCGCAGCACATCGGCACCTACCCGACCGTCACCGGACGTCAGCTCCTCGATCGGTTCGCTTGGCTGAAGGGCCGGACCGACAAGGCCGAGCGCCGCCGCGAGGTCGCGCAGCTCCTCGAGCGAGTGAATCTCCGCGAGGACGCGGATCGCGCCGTCGCCACCTACTCCGGGGGCATGCTGCGCCGGTTCGGCATCGCGCTCGCCCTGGCCGGCAGTCCACGCCTGCTCATCGTCGACGAGCCGACCGCCGGTCTCGATCCGGCGGAGCGCAGCCGCTTCCACCGCGTGCTGGCCGACATCGCCGCCGACAACATCGTGCTGCTGTCGACCCATATCGTCGACGACATCGAGAGCCTGTGCGAACGGCTGTCCATCCTCGCGGACGGGCGAATCGTCGCCGAGGGAACGCCGGCCGCCCTGATCGCGCCGCTCGAAGGCCGCCTCTGGTCGCGCGTGGTGCCGCGCGACGAGCCGCTGCCGGACGCCGTGCTGCACGTTTCGGCGACCCCGGCGGGCTCGCTGGTCGTCGTCGAGGCGGCCTCGACCCCGGGGGAGGTCTGGGCGCCCCACGCGCCGCGGCTCGAGGACGTCTACCACGCGGCGATCGCCCGCGCCGGCGTGAAGGACGAAGAGGCTGCCGCGTGACGACGCTGCGCTTCATCGCCGCGGAAGCGTGGCACGAGATGCGCGCCGCCTGCCGGGGGCCGCTCATCCCCATCGTGTTCCCCGCCCTCATCGGCTACGTCGTGCTGGTGGTGCTGAACGCCGACTACATGCGCGCCATGGGCGGCACCAACGTGCCGCGCAACAGCCCGCACGTGGTCTACCTGATGCTGTGCGGACAGGCGGTCTGGCTGCTCTTCGCCTGGGCCTGGCTCTTCGGGCAGGCGGTGCTGCGCGACCGGACGGCCCGCCTGCACGAGGTGGTGCTGTCGGCCCCGATCTCGCTGCCCGCGCTGCTCGTCGGCCGCTACCTCGGGGTGCTGGTCGTCGCCTGCCTGCTGGTCCTGGCCACCGGCGTCGGCTTCCTGACCGTCCCCCTCCTCGGCGCCGTCGGCCTCGTGCCCCCCGAGGCGGTCGGCCCGCAGCCGTTCTTCGCGATCGGCCACTCGCTGCTGGTGCTGTCCTTGCCGTCGGCGGCCGGGTCCGGCGCCCTGTTCCTGTGCGCGGCCATCCGGACCCGGGGGCTCGCGGGGCCGTTCGCGGTGGCGACGGTCGTCATGCTCGTCTGGATGGTGGCGATGGTCCTGCTGCGGGGCGGCGACGCCAACCCCGCGCTCGCCACGTTCATCGATCCGTCCGGGTTCTCCGAGGTCGAGGAGCAGACCGTCCACCAGTGGACACCGCGGGAGAAGGCGGTCGGCGTCCTCGAGCTGACCCCGCTCCTCGTCGCCAACCGCGTCCTGTGGAGCGTTCCGCCGCTCATCCTGCTCGCGGTGGTCCTCCGGCGCGTCAGGCGCGAGCCCCTCGCGGTGGAATCGGCCCCGGCGGCGGCGGGGCGGGAGGGCGCCGCCGCCCCGGCGGCCGCCGCATCCGGCGTTTCCGGCGCGCCGCTCGGGGTCCCCACGGCGCCGTCGTGGGTGCGGGCCGCCTGGAACGAGACGGCCTGGCACCTCCGCCTCGCGCTTCGCGGATGGGGCACGCCGCTCGCGCTGTTCATACTCGTGGTCGCGGGGGCGGCGGGGACCTTCGTCAACATCGTCATGCACGCCGACGGCCCGTTCCTGGCCCGGCCGGCCCTGATCGGGCCGACGATCATCGAGTTCTTCTACCTGTCGATCGTGTTCATGGTGGCCGGGTTCGTCGGCGTCATGGCCCGCCGGGACGACCGCCCCGGCTACGGCGAGATCGCCGACGCCACCCCGGCCCCCCTCGGCAGCCGCGTGGCGGGCCTGAGCCTCGCCGCCGCCGCGGTCACCGTCCTGTTCTCGGTGGCGCCGGCGCTGTCGGTCTGGATCCTGTCCCTGCTCGCGGTCCCGGAGGCGTTCAGCCTGCTCGATCCGCTGCTCTCGTTCGGCCTCGTGCTCGCGCCGTCGCTGCTCGAGCTGTGCGCGCTGGTGCTGCTGGCCCACGCGCTGGTCCGCCACGCGGGGGCGGCGCACGCGGTCGGCATCATCTGTGCGTTCGTCGTGGTCATCAACAGCGAGGTGGGCGTCACCACCTATCCGCCGGCGCTGGTCGGCATCCCGCCGCAGGTGACCCTGTCGGAGTTCACCGGGTGGGCGCCCTGGCTGGGGCACGTGCTGACCGCCGACCTCTTCAAGCTCGCCGTCGCCGCCGCCGTCGTCGCGCTGGCGTGGGTCGCCCGGCCCCGCGGCACCGCGCTCACCGCGGCCCTCCGCTGGCGGGCCGGCGCGGCGAGGCTCGCCGGCGGCGCTGGCGTGCTGGCCGCGGCCGCCGTCCTGCTGGCCCTCGGGACGCACCGCGTGCTGCACCGGCAGCTCGTGACCGGCGGCTACGAGACCTCGGCGGCGGCGATCGCCGGTGACGCCGCGTGGGAGGGCCGCTGGTGGGCCGAGGCGGCGCCCTTCGCGGTGACCGGCGGCGAGGCGGCCGTCGAGATCGACCCGGCCGGGCGCCGCGCCGTCTCGCGCTGGCAGATCGAAGGCGTCCGTTCGTGGTCGGGAACGCTGCACGGCTCGCTGCCGGACGGCGCCGAGATCAGGGGCGCCGCCGTGAACGGCCGGGAAGCCGCGGCCACCGTCGCGTTCGACCACTTCGCGCTGCCGCTCGACGCCTGCGGTCCCGCGACGGGGGAGAGCGCGGGACCCGCCACCGGCCCGCAGGCGCCGTCGACGCCGGGCCTCGAAGCGCCCGGTTCCGCCGGTCCCGCGACGGCCGCCGGGGAGGCGGCAGAAACCGCCACCGGCGCGCCGGCGCCGGGCCCCGAGCCGCCCGGTTCTCCAGCCCAGGGCTGCACCGTGGAGCTGGAGGTGGCCGTCCGCAGCGAGGGCTGGTCGGCCGAGGGAGAGATTCCCTGGCTGCACCCCTCGGGCGCCTGGCTCCGCGCCGCCGACGTGCTGCCGTCGCTCGGGCACGACCCCGACCGCTTGGTGCGGGCGCCCGCCGAACGGCGGGCCCACGGCCTGGACCCCGTCCCCGGCGAAGCGCCCGCCGGGGCGCTGGCGGCGGCGGCCGGGGTGGCGCCGGCGGGCGACTGGCGCTGGTCGCTGACCTTCGCCGCCGAGAGCGGCGGCGCGAGCCGCCCCGCGGGGACCCGGACCGCGACGTCGGGCCGCACCGCCGGGCCGCTGGACTTCGCCGCCGCCTGGTGGCCGGGCGCCCCGGTCGAGACCCGCCGGGACGGCGTGGTCGCCCTGCACGGACCCGAGCGGACGCGCGACGCGGACGGCGTCCTCGACGACCTGGCGGCCATGCGCGCCTGCGTCGCCGCGACCCTGGGCCGCGCGCCGGCGGTGGGCGCGGTGCTTCAGGCGCCGCGCGAGCGCGGGGAGACGGCGCTCTACGGCGACCTGCTCTGGCTGCCCGAGCACGAGGGATGGGACATCTCGGGCGAGGGCTTCGGCCGCTGGCAGCGCCGCGCGACGATCGCCGCGGCCCTGGCCTCGCGCCAGCTCGCGGACGCCGCCGGCCTGCGGAAGGAGCCCGGGGAGGACTGGCTGCGGGTCGGCGTCCCTGGCTGGATCGGCCTCGAGTGTGTCCGGCGCGAGGACGGCGTCGCGGCCTGGCTGGCGCTGCAGGAGCGCGCCAGCGACCGGGTGGTCGAGGCGTTTGCGGCGCTCGAGGCGCCCGCCGTCGGCGTCGCGGCGGCCGGCGACGTGCCATGGGTGCGGCACTACACGCCGCTGGCGACGGTCGGCTGGGGCGAGGCGGTGGGTTCCGCCGGCGCCGCGGCCGCGGTCGGCGAGGTGGTG comes from Acidobacteriota bacterium and encodes:
- a CDS encoding TonB-dependent receptor; the encoded protein is MTQRVVAISLLVLMAGLGEAVAQPGGVSGGVRDETGAVLPGATVSLSGPEGTRVTQSDGDGEYAFAGVAAGDYALTVALSGFSDATVEDVVVTDTAVELPPVTLALASFGDTVVVTASRTEVRVVDAPVTTSVVTSESLATTASSNVGDVLRSVPGVNVIQLSARDVQVTSRQSTGTVTNSQLVLMDGRSLYLDFFGLVMWDLLPANQGDIEQIEVVRGPASATWGANAMTGAVNIITKPPRQSVGTTVTMSGGWIDRDAGSTVGQGVGSMFGTNATVTRAPTDRLAYRISAGYFRSDAFPRPTGRIPVIEDPRVPGATVGGALYPEDRDDTFGGAFANRGTSQPKFDVRVDQDLSDGRISYSGGVAGTEGLVHTGVGPFDVQRGSYMGYAKVGYERGDLRAQVFTNILNGGAPNLLLPDPNTGRPVQLGFKSETVDAEIGHSTFVGQRNYLTYGGNVRRNTFDLTIGPDANDRLELAAYLQDEIFFDRFRLVLGGRVDKFGNLARPVFSPRVSFMMKPGVDHSVTLSYNRAFRSPSMIENFLDMQVVQPVDLSGLAVFRPFLPLLLPPSLPPAAAPGALRQLEQQLDQTTAQPFPLVVRVAGSDVPVGDTARVGLTEESLTAYELSYTGTFGRRTTAGAAAYLNRRDDTINLVSLPIDADPYTARNPPPGWLLPPQALSFMAVVGAFLPQTAYTYVNLGPTQQVGAEMWVDHRFSRSMSAWFNYSWQDDPEILASDNPNLPTELTLPPTHRVNVGASLDGSRFLGNLSVSAATAALWSDVLTPEYHGYSDSYTMVNGSFGVKWNGGAITTLVKVTNLFNQSIQQHVFGDILRRTVVGEVRFSL
- a CDS encoding TonB-dependent hemoglobin/transferrin/lactoferrin family receptor, which encodes MRPTIHNHAVSVLAIAIHLLLCPCAAAAQADADGEQKATRPAAEPDRETPQPGDDPLSFLDAVTVTATLRPAPVQDIPGMVSVIDDETIQERLVQDFADLVKYEPGVYVENNVTRLGLNGFNIRGIGGNRVLTQVDGVQTAEQFAFGPFSIHQAGLDVDVLKSVEIVRSANSALYGSDALGGVVSLFTKDPADYLRGRRFHLGAKTTWDGRANETSGQLALAAGTDRMQGSLFASVRRGHEIDNQGVVTTTDDTRTAPNPQDIAGSQLLAKLVVTPSPGNMLRAAAEVYDTRAETEWFSDRARIALGSLRYDTLDSDAVDTQDRLRVSLDHTLAGRRLDHLSWRVHGHANDTSQVIDRERLTFIDGALAPTQRHGTLDYEQAGYGGSLQVRHRLPGPRDGVLLTAGGSYTADDFDILRDRTETFAGDGTPVPTDLVFPTKYFPRSAVGEAGAYVQAEFLLGRVTLVPGLRYDRYTLDADQQDPIYLAGHNPEAADFADAALSPKVGAAVRLNDALTVHGQYAAGFRAPPYSAVNTGFTSLRGGYTTLPNTGLRAERSDNIELGVRADLDRASLAATVFSNWYDGFIELKSLGENPGTRLLEFRSENLEAARIRGLEVRAEAHLSDSLTLRGSYARIEGVEVLQDAATPALAESTPLGSVAPNEGVAGLRYARPSGRWGQELSVRLVESAAGRHDDDFFEPDGYAVVDLVGFVSLAESLRLRFGLLNLTDAKYFEWWNVRGRLANDPVIDRYSSPGLSVVGSLGYDW
- a CDS encoding ABC transporter ATP-binding protein — protein: MNNANEGLQVTKLTKTYPGGIRALDAVDLTVAPGLYGLLGPNGAGKSTLMRTLATLQQPDSGTITLDGVDTLADPDYVRRRLGYLPQHIGTYPTVTGRQLLDRFAWLKGRTDKAERRREVAQLLERVNLREDADRAVATYSGGMLRRFGIALALAGSPRLLIVDEPTAGLDPAERSRFHRVLADIAADNIVLLSTHIVDDIESLCERLSILADGRIVAEGTPAALIAPLEGRLWSRVVPRDEPLPDAVLHVSATPAGSLVVVEAASTPGEVWAPHAPRLEDVYHAAIARAGVKDEEAAA
- a CDS encoding class I SAM-dependent methyltransferase, which encodes MRRLGLPQRPNINRGGPGPRAFHGEAEVTNPVKVDLGPVQETLLIPLLSRARETERPNGLLRDERACEIVRRLDYDFTKWEGTRSLKGAVLRARMFDGYVEGFLAAHPEGTVVEIGCGLDTRFDRVDNGRVRWFDLDLPDTMALRRRFFEDEPRRTMVDASVLDDAWMDAVAATGGPWMFVAEAVLIYLDAPDAQRAIVNIARRFPGARIAFDSMAARAVDTQYKHDAMRHLTRASWFRWKCDDPREIESWGANLRLAASKTFFDADRDLVDRLPLMLRLTMRYVPFLLRRQASLYRLNLATVERNADAASGV
- a CDS encoding TonB-dependent receptor; translated protein: MTKPGTLTFACLLGLPLPALAQDAAITGTVADQTGGVLPGVTVEAAGPTLADGPRVAVTDGEGQYSIDGLPAGDYSVSFSLPSFETALRDGVTVADADSVTLDAVLQFASFSEDVTVVGSKLDTGRQEFGTSVAYLSAERLESDAIFTVEDAFDRTANAFTGTAGFGAYSIRGVNNAGLTGSFSAANALASVLLNQTALSPKSGDYLKPSLFDVASVEILRGPQSTLQGPNSLIGSVLINYNKPAFDGYAGRVRFEGGGYGTLRTSIMQNVELVDDVLAARVTYENRQGNGAVTNVVHDVDDVQRTDEQTVRLQLGLRPRADDRVNVDLTWLHNDSDSNPFALVGPNPRTGAELFDRQQNYSRLDEYPFTFDLVNLEASAALTDRWSLTSVTGYSAFDLAQRFDGDLSEFDFLNVDSFGKDTVASQEVRATYGGDSVDAIAGLFVSQGDYGSGFSGVGIFPDGMGGVAPFNSRTDLNEQVDQFAVFGRAEWTISDRLLATAGLRLNRETRGTDNFADNNGFVSELTGEETFDQLIPSASLSYSITPDTSIGASFARGFQAGGIAFAVFLGQAESYGEEYTNNYEFFLRHRSADGRITLNANVFSIDWFDQQVPYTPPGGFPQFDQFIANVGQSRLQGFEVESELYVSRDLQVFASLGLNDSEFRDFVLDGVDLSGRRFPNSPGWNTSLGVGWQPAAGPFASSTFSFTDTAYTEIFAPDITRLSSRNLLSGRFGYRFAEGWSIYAWGTNLLDDEYELGLFDGTAFGLPGAYGRVSDPRTVGIGVDFGW